ATCACCAAAAGGCGTATGCCCATTATCGCTAGGACGGCTCAACATAGCATATTTACCATTTATTTTCTGTGGAAATAAAACACCATTACGGTTAAAAGGGAGAAAGGCATTTTCGCACTGAAAAAATTCTTTGAAATCAAAAGTATAACCTATACCTATAGTTGGGCCGTGATAGCCATTACACCAGGTAATCCAGTAGCGGTCTTCAATAAAACACACGCGCGGATCGTATTTGTAATCAGACTCAATCATTTCGGTATTACCAGCGCCAAATTGAATAGGATCGTGATTGATATCCCAGTTGATTCCGTCTTTACTAAAACCTGCAAAAATATTCATTTGCACTGCTTTATTATCACATCTAAAAACACCCGCATAGCCGTCGCCAAAAGGAACTACAGCAGAGTTAAAAATACTGTTAGAACTTGGGATGGCATAACGATCTATAATTGGGTTTGCATCATAACGCCACATTACATCTGTATTGTTTGCGGGTCTATCTTGCCAGGGGATTTGGGTTGTACTCATAATCGTATTTATCTTATCATTAATCCTTATTAAAAGGCATTTTAATTGTTTTATATTAATCTAATTTTTTGACCTTATCGAGCCAGGTAAATTTTAATATTAGTGTCGTGATTCCAAATATTAAAAGGCTTATCGCTGTTTTATTATAATCTCTTACTACAAGAAAAATAGGCAGTAAAATCATACTCGACTGCCATATTATACCTACTGCACAGTTGAGCATATCTATACCAAAATCCTTATTCTTACCTACCTGTTCGGTTTCGGTAAGTTGTTCCCGTACCGGTTTCCACCAGCCCCAGGGATGCACCGATGTATAAAAACTTTTAAGAGTTGCAATAGCCGTAGGTGGTGTAAAATAAGTTCCTAAAAATGAACCTAAAAGTGAAAATCCAAATATTACCGGGAATAAGTATATAGCAGGAATTTGTGCATATTGATACAATAGTGAACCTTCTTCATATCCCGACGCTCCCTGATCTATAATATATTGTAAAGTAGCTACAATTAGTCCTGTAAGCATTCCCCAGAAATATCCCCAACCGTTAAAACGCCACCAGATCCACTTTAAGAAATTGGCGGCTACATAACCTCCATAAAGTGCACTCGTAATCCATAAGGTGATTGAGTTTATAGAATCTGCAAAAAAGCCCATTATAACACCAAGAATCACCACTGCGAAAGAGGCGATATGACTCGCTTTTACATAATGATTATCTGAAGCTTCTGGTTTAAAGTATTTTTTATAAATATCATTTACGATGTAGGCGGGTCCTGCATTTACAAATGCTGAAAACGTTGACATAAATGCAGCAAGTAGCCCTGCGAGCATTAATCCTTTAATTCCTACGGGAACGTGATTATTAATAACCTGCGGTAAGATTACTTCAAGATCATTACCACTAATACCACCTCGCGCAGCAAGTTCTGGAGCAATAAATACAAGACCTAATAATACAATTGCCGCAATCATTAAATACCTGGGAATAAACAGTACTAGATTTGTAAATCCGCTCATATAGGCAGCATCTTTTACCGTACGGGTTGATAAAATACGCTGCATGTCATAACTGGGTGTAGGCCCTGCAATACTTGCAAAAATTCCTTTAAACAAACTCATTCCCACAAAGGCTCCAAACATCTTATAGCCTTGTGAATCTATTAGTGCATTAAAACTTTCAAAGTCACCCGCCCAAAAACCGGTGAGCTCACTACCAAATGCCACATTAGACCATTCTGCAGGAATAAGCGCAGTTACCTGCGCATCTGTAAATGCATAAAAAGTATATCCTGCTACCAGAACACCTGCCAATACCATAATACCAAACTGCAATACTTCAGTAGAAACCACAGAGAACATTCCGCCTTTAATCGTATAAATGGTAGTTAAGAAAATAAGCACGAGCGCATATACCTGTTCGGAATTTAAAAGCTGCATTTCTGCGATCACCAGACTCACATCCCAGGGGAGAATCACGGTCATAAATTTACCTACTCCTTCAAAGAAATAAGCGATAAAACCTACCGAAGCCACTACTGCAAATATGGCTACAATAAGATGCGAGGCACGGCCTGCTTTATCATCACCAAAACGAGAAAGAATCCATTCAGAACCGGTCATCACGCCCGATCTTCTAATCCATACGGCCAGAAACATCATCACAAAAATCTGATTAAATATGGGCCACATCCACATAAACATGAAGCTTTTTACGCCATATAAAAACAAGATTCCCACCATCCAGGCAGTTCCCGAAACATCAAACATCCCAGAACCATTACTAAGCCCGAGATAGTACCATTTTATACTTTTACCCCCTAAGAAATAGGAGTCTAACCCTTTTGAAGCTTTCTTAGCCACCCACACACCTATACCGATGGTAGCCAGCAAATAAACCACAATAATTAGTACATCTATACTGTTCATCTTTAGTTTACCGGCTTAGTTACTCCCCACTTTTTATTAGGTGCAGACCCCATCACAAACTTGAGTTCGCCTCCTTTTAAAAGTTGGTCGTGTGTAATTTGAGTTTGATTGAAAACCTCCCCATTAAGTGTTGCAGATTGAATGTAAAAATTAGCTTCAGAAACCCCTTGTGCGATTATACTGAAAGTCTTTCCGTTAGGTAAATTAATAGTTGATTTTTCAAAAATCGGGCTTCCTATTTCGTAAGCCGCACTTGCCGGATTTAACGGATAAAGCCCCATAGAACTCCATACGTACCAGGCAGACATCTGGCCGGCATCTTCATTACCACTCAACCCATTAGGCGTTGTATTGTATTGTGTTTTTAAAATTTGATTAATCCAGTATTGCGTTTTCCAGGGTTTGCCGGCTTTATTAAATAAATACGCGATGTGATGACTGGGCT
The sequence above is a segment of the Leeuwenhoekiella sp. MAR_2009_132 genome. Coding sequences within it:
- a CDS encoding glycoside hydrolase family 130 protein, translating into MSTTQIPWQDRPANNTDVMWRYDANPIIDRYAIPSSNSIFNSAVVPFGDGYAGVFRCDNKAVQMNIFAGFSKDGINWDINHDPIQFGAGNTEMIESDYKYDPRVCFIEDRYWITWCNGYHGPTIGIGYTFDFKEFFQCENAFLPFNRNGVLFPQKINGKYAMLSRPSDNGHTPFGDIYISYSPDMKYWGEHRCVMKVTPFVDSAWQCTKIGAGPVPILTDEGWLLFYHGVINTCNGFRYSVGAALLDIDNPDKVLYRSQPYLLAPAAPYELVGDVANVLFPCATLHSIEEDKVALYYGAADTVTSVAFGKLSEIIDFVKTNSL
- a CDS encoding sodium:solute symporter family protein, which gives rise to MNSIDVLIIVVYLLATIGIGVWVAKKASKGLDSYFLGGKSIKWYYLGLSNGSGMFDVSGTAWMVGILFLYGVKSFMFMWMWPIFNQIFVMMFLAVWIRRSGVMTGSEWILSRFGDDKAGRASHLIVAIFAVVASVGFIAYFFEGVGKFMTVILPWDVSLVIAEMQLLNSEQVYALVLIFLTTIYTIKGGMFSVVSTEVLQFGIMVLAGVLVAGYTFYAFTDAQVTALIPAEWSNVAFGSELTGFWAGDFESFNALIDSQGYKMFGAFVGMSLFKGIFASIAGPTPSYDMQRILSTRTVKDAAYMSGFTNLVLFIPRYLMIAAIVLLGLVFIAPELAARGGISGNDLEVILPQVINNHVPVGIKGLMLAGLLAAFMSTFSAFVNAGPAYIVNDIYKKYFKPEASDNHYVKASHIASFAVVILGVIMGFFADSINSITLWITSALYGGYVAANFLKWIWWRFNGWGYFWGMLTGLIVATLQYIIDQGASGYEEGSLLYQYAQIPAIYLFPVIFGFSLLGSFLGTYFTPPTAIATLKSFYTSVHPWGWWKPVREQLTETEQVGKNKDFGIDMLNCAVGIIWQSSMILLPIFLVVRDYNKTAISLLIFGITTLILKFTWLDKVKKLD